The Sulfurimonas sp. genome includes the window CCATCTTTAACATGAAGTAAGAAGTTTTCTAATATATCTTCCATTTCCTTTGCAAAAGCTCTATCTTGTTTGTCTGCAACTATACCAAAAGTTGTAACCTTTGGTTTTGCTTGCATCTTACCGTGTTTTGCATCAACTTGTGCAACAAGCATAACGATTCCATCAGAAGCAAGTTTTTGACGGTCAAGAACAATATCATCATCTATTTGATGATTGTTTTGATTATCAATATATGTTTTACCTGTCTTAACAGTTTTAACTTTTCTCATATATTTTGAAGTAATTTCTATCTGATCACCATCTGTCATAATCATAATATTTCTCTCTGGAACACCACACATCATTCCTGTCTCTTTATGTGCTATTACATGATTATACTCACCATGAACAGGTAAAAAGAATTTAGGATTTACTAAACGAAGCATAAGCTTTTGTTCTGCTATAGAAGCATGACCAGAAACATGTATGTCTTTTTCTCTGGATATAGTAGCACCTGCGCGTTGAAGATGATTTAACATTCCTGAAATTGAACCTTCATTACCTGGTATTGCACGAGAAGATAGAACAATTAAATCAGTTGGTTTTATCTTAACATGCCTATGTTCACCAATTGACATTCTAAATAATGCTGAACTTGGCTCACCTTGAGAACCTGTTGTAACTATAAGAACTTCTTTATCATTAAGGTGTGAAACTTGATCAGCATCTACAAATGCATTTTTAGGAAGTTTTACATAATCATACTGCATCGCTATCTCAATATTACGCTCCATTGAACGCCCTATTACACAAATTTTACGACCATATTGTATACCATATTGTATAGCTTGAAATACACGGTGAATGTTTGAGCTAAAAGTAGAAAGTAAAACACGACCTTCAGCTTTAGCAAAAACTCTGTCTAAGGCTGGTCCAACACTTAACTCAGATGGAGTAGGTAAAGGATTGTAAGAGTTTGTAGAGTCACTCAACAAACATAAAACACCTTTTTCTCCATAATGAGCAAGTCTATGTAAATCTGCTGTATAACCATCTACTGGAGTATGGTCAATTTTAAAATCTCCTGTATGAATAATTGTTCCAGCATCTGTAGTAATTGCTAAAGAAGATGAATCTAAAATAGAGTGTGTCATGTGCATCCACTCTACTTTAAAGTCTTCACCTATCTCATAAATTTCTCTTTTTACAACTGGATTGAAATATTTTCTACATTCTTTTATATGATGTTCATCAAACTTATTTCCAATCATTGCAAGCGGAAGTGGAGTTGCATATATAGGAAACTGCATCTCTTTATAAAGATATGGCATCGCACCAATATGATCTTCATGGGCATGAGTAATTATTACAGCCTTGATTTTGTCTTTAATTTGACGAAGATAAGTAAAGTCTGGCACTAAAATGTCAACACCATGCATATCTTCATCTGGAAAACTCATTCCAATATCAACTAAAATAGCTTCTTTTTCTGTTTCGAAAACTGTTATATTTCCACCAATTTCACCAAGTCCACCTAATGGAGTAACTCGAATTTTTGCTTTAGAGTTTAAATCCAGTTTATAGTGTGGGTTCAACCTTTGTTTATGTGCTTCTTGATTCTTCACCACAAATGCTTTTAAGTTTTCATCAGTTGGTGCAGGTTGTCTGCGGTGACGATTTTTATTTTTATTTCTATTTGGATTGTTGTTGGGCTTATTCCCATTACTATTTGGCTTACGATTGTTATTACTGTTGTTGTTATTTGGTCTTCTGTTGTTATTGTTTGTATTTGGTTTACGGTCCGTTTGAGGTTTTGTTTGTGTAACCTCTTGTTGTTCTTCTGCCATCCAAACTCCTTTGTAATTATATTATTTTTTTATAGAGTTGGTGATAGTCATGTGTAGAGATTTGATGAGGGCGTATCGTTAGTGTTAGCTCAAGTTCATTTAGAGCTTTTTGAATATTTTCTTTTTTATAAACGGCAGATAAATTTTTCATAAGAGTTTTGCGAGGCTGCTTAAATGCAACTCTAAGCATGCCCTCAAAATTCTCATCACTTCTATCTTTCGTCTTTTGTATAAGAAAAACAGCAGAGTTTATTTTTGGCGGAGGTTCAAAAGCAGTTGGAGGCACTTGCACAACTATATGTGCACTTGCTACACTTTGAGCTATAACGCTCAAAGACCCAAATACTTTTTGTCCCTCTCGAGCGCAAAATTTTTCTGCCACTTCAAGCTGTACCATTACAAGTATATTTTTACACATTGGATCTGCGAGTGCTTTTAATATGATGTTTGTCGCAATGTAATAGGGCAAATTTGCCACCAAATCATACGGCTCATCAATTAAGCTACTCTGCCAAGCATTCAATACATCTCCACAGTTTATGTGAAGTTGCTTGGTATCAATCTCTTTTTTAAATGTACTTTGTAATAATTTACACAAATCGGTATCGACCTCAAAAGCTTCTACACTTTTGACATCTACTAAATATTTAGTTAAATCACCTAAGCCAGGTCCAATTTCTACGATTTTGTTGTCGTTTTTGGGCATCGCTTCGACGATCTTTCTTAGAACCATTTCATCTTTTAAAAAATTTTGTCCAAATTTCTTTTTAGCTACAATGCTATTCTTATTCATAAACATGATTCTATAATAATTTTGCTTATAGTTAGTTAATGTGAGACATTATGTTCATATCAAAATTAAATGTTTCATGTGAAACATAAAATACTTATGGTCTGTAACTTAAGAAGCAAAGTGTATAATTTCAATATATAATATAAGGTATGCTTTCATATGAACTATTTCGCTAAAAGAATTATTCCTTGTCTAGATGTAAAAGATGGGCGAGTTGTTAAAGGTGTTAACTTCGTTGGTTTAAAAGATGCTGGCGATCCTGTTGAAGTTGCTAGAAGATACAACCAAGAAGGCGCTGATGAAATTACATTTTTAGATATTATGGCTTCTAGTGATAATAAAGATACTATAGTAGACATGGTTGCAGAGGTTGCAAAAGAAGTTTTTATACCTTTAACCGTTGGTGGAGGAATTAGAAAACTTGAAGACATATATAAGCTTCTAAATGTTGGTTGCGATAAAGTTAGCGTCAATTCAGCCGCTATAAAGCGTCCAGAACTTATAGATGAAAGTGCTAAACGCTTTGGCTCACAATGCATTGTAACTGCAATAGATGTTAAAAGAGTAGGTGACAAGTACCATGTCTTTTTAAATGGCGGCAGAGTAGATACAGGACTAGATGCGGTAGAATGGGCTAAAGAAGTAGTGCTAAGAGGAAGTGGAGAAATACTTCTAACTTCAATGGATGCAGATGGTACAAAGGCAGGGTTTGAGTTAAATATAACAAAGCAAATTTCACAAGCTGTTAATGTTCCTGTTATCGCTAGTGGTGGAGCAGGTACTATGAAACATATAAAAGATGTCTTTGAGATAGGTGCAGATGCAGCTTTAGCCGCTAGTATATTTCACTATAAAGAGATAGATATTATGGATTTAAAGCATTATCTTCATGACAATAATATACCAGTGAGACTATAGATGATAATTTGCGCGGGTAATAACGAAACTTTTGATTTTGCAACTCCAATGGGAGTCGGCTTGATAGAAACCGCTATGAATTTAACAAGACTTTGTTTATTTGATAAACCAGAGTTTTTACTTTTTGTTGGTTCAGCTGGTAGTTATGGTAATCATAAGATCTTTGATATTGTAGAATCAAAAACTGCTTCAAATATTGAACTAGCATTTTTGAGTGCAGATGCTTATACTCCACTTGACAATTTTGTATCAACTAACATAGAAGAAAAAAAAGATGTTATTGTCAACTCATCTAATTATATTTCAACAAACAAAGAACTAACAAAAAAGTTTTTAAACTTTGGAGTAGAAATAGAAAATATGGAATTTTTCAGTGTTTTGAAAGTTGCAGAGGAGTTTGATATTCCTGCTGGTGGAGTTTTTTGTATTACAAACTATACCGATGAGAATGCGCATAAAGATTTTTTAGAAAATCATGAAAAT containing:
- a CDS encoding ribonuclease J, which codes for MAEEQQEVTQTKPQTDRKPNTNNNNRRPNNNNSNNNRKPNSNGNKPNNNPNRNKNKNRHRRQPAPTDENLKAFVVKNQEAHKQRLNPHYKLDLNSKAKIRVTPLGGLGEIGGNITVFETEKEAILVDIGMSFPDEDMHGVDILVPDFTYLRQIKDKIKAVIITHAHEDHIGAMPYLYKEMQFPIYATPLPLAMIGNKFDEHHIKECRKYFNPVVKREIYEIGEDFKVEWMHMTHSILDSSSLAITTDAGTIIHTGDFKIDHTPVDGYTADLHRLAHYGEKGVLCLLSDSTNSYNPLPTPSELSVGPALDRVFAKAEGRVLLSTFSSNIHRVFQAIQYGIQYGRKICVIGRSMERNIEIAMQYDYVKLPKNAFVDADQVSHLNDKEVLIVTTGSQGEPSSALFRMSIGEHRHVKIKPTDLIVLSSRAIPGNEGSISGMLNHLQRAGATISREKDIHVSGHASIAEQKLMLRLVNPKFFLPVHGEYNHVIAHKETGMMCGVPERNIMIMTDGDQIEITSKYMRKVKTVKTGKTYIDNQNNHQIDDDIVLDRQKLASDGIVMLVAQVDAKHGKMQAKPKVTTFGIVADKQDRAFAKEMEDILENFLLHVKDGQIENSRALENDLRQIVRKHIFRKMKKYPLIVPHIMVM
- the rsmA gene encoding 16S rRNA (adenine(1518)-N(6)/adenine(1519)-N(6))-dimethyltransferase RsmA is translated as MNKNSIVAKKKFGQNFLKDEMVLRKIVEAMPKNDNKIVEIGPGLGDLTKYLVDVKSVEAFEVDTDLCKLLQSTFKKEIDTKQLHINCGDVLNAWQSSLIDEPYDLVANLPYYIATNIILKALADPMCKNILVMVQLEVAEKFCAREGQKVFGSLSVIAQSVASAHIVVQVPPTAFEPPPKINSAVFLIQKTKDRSDENFEGMLRVAFKQPRKTLMKNLSAVYKKENIQKALNELELTLTIRPHQISTHDYHQLYKKII
- the hisF gene encoding imidazole glycerol phosphate synthase subunit HisF, with translation MNYFAKRIIPCLDVKDGRVVKGVNFVGLKDAGDPVEVARRYNQEGADEITFLDIMASSDNKDTIVDMVAEVAKEVFIPLTVGGGIRKLEDIYKLLNVGCDKVSVNSAAIKRPELIDESAKRFGSQCIVTAIDVKRVGDKYHVFLNGGRVDTGLDAVEWAKEVVLRGSGEILLTSMDADGTKAGFELNITKQISQAVNVPVIASGGAGTMKHIKDVFEIGADAALAASIFHYKEIDIMDLKHYLHDNNIPVRL
- a CDS encoding purine-nucleoside phosphorylase, which gives rise to MIICAGNNETFDFATPMGVGLIETAMNLTRLCLFDKPEFLLFVGSAGSYGNHKIFDIVESKTASNIELAFLSADAYTPLDNFVSTNIEEKKDVIVNSSNYISTNKELTKKFLNFGVEIENMEFFSVLKVAEEFDIPAGGVFCITNYTDENAHKDFLENHENAKELLSTHVKKRIKELTSS